One window from the genome of Penaeus monodon isolate SGIC_2016 chromosome 4, NSTDA_Pmon_1, whole genome shotgun sequence encodes:
- the LOC119572235 gene encoding neural Wiskott-Aldrich syndrome protein-like, translating into MMAAPKRRPAEHSPSVLLSKEANDKIFSIVGLKCQVLSSGVADVLTAEVEDVPADDKDWQRLHPGVLVALTKDYVRKSYFIQIYNFVEWKKVSEYNFTRGSSYHSPSSLFHHFQNKSLRIGLKFGSEVDAGNFTTAVQAVQAVRDGKRTRAEGRPKPPSVPPPPRPPLSPSAVPSQREEGEILAKKEGSKEEEKSEGEVRGASPSTLPSLGEKVSSAKKKPVAKRISKEMIGKPTNFQHLCHVGFNPEAGFVSDEANHKELQAHFASKGDTPIRPAPPPPPPPPPSTRRLKSPKNKTNLPLEPSPSCDIDDSADADDENLDRNASLNSFSSQVELDASTDSFEVPSAVSNSTLDSSFTNSAFSGDAPASVDTSLLDIDLIEFESPAPSPSVSVFLDADDQARDQAPAPPEAEPTLDSPAKEPEDPTSPSKPEQEIPDSSHLDASPSSREDESRSSHDDLDESTAEDEIIDILTPPTPPPPRRRTNRPQDIGRPPEHPPPPPPHPPSSHY; encoded by the exons ATGATGGCGGCCCCGAAGCGACGTCCTGCAGAGCACTCGCCGTCGGTTCTCCTCAGCAAAGAAGCCAATGACAAGATCTTTTCTATTGTGGGTCTCAAATGCCAG GTTCTATCCTCGGGGGTCGCTGACGTGCTGACGGCGGAGGTTGAGGATGTCCCAGCTGACGACAAAGACTGGCAGCGTCTCCATCCAGGGGTGCTGGTCGCGCTGACCAAGGACTACGTGCGCAAATCTTATTTCATACAG ATATACAACTTTGTGGAATGGAAAAAGGTTTCAGAGTACAATTTCACTCGGGGTTCGTCCTACCACTCTCCCTCCAGTCTGTTCCACCATTTTCAAAACAAG AGCCTCAGGATAGGTCTGAAATTCGGCAGCGAAGTTGATGCCGGCAACTTCACCACGGCGGTGCAGGCGGTGCAGGCGGTGCGGGACGGAAAGCGCACCAGAGCAGAGG GACGCCCTAAACCCCCGagcgtccctcctcctccgcgcCCCCCGCTTAGTCCGAGCGCCGTCCCATcgcagagggaagaaggagagatactcgcgaagaaggaaggaagtaaggaggaagagaagtcaGAAGGAGAAGTGCGAGGGGCGTCTCCATCTACTCTCCCGTCTCTGGGGGAGAAGGTTTCCTCGGCCAAGAAAAAACCCGTCGCCAAAAGGATTTC GAAGGAGATGATCGGGAAGCCGACCAACTTCCAGCATCTCTGTCACGTGGGCTTCAACCCCGAGGCGGGCTTCGTCTCAGATGAAGCTAATCACAAAGAGCTGCAGGCGCACTTCGCGTCG AAAGGAGACACCCCCATTCGtcctgcgcctcctcctcctccgccgccgccgccttcaACAAGGAGGCTCAAGTCACCAAAGAACAAAACTAACCTTCCCCTCGAGCCTTCCCCCTCGTGTGACATCGACGATTCGGCTGACGCGGACGACGAGAACCTGGACCGAAACGCTTCGCTCAATTCCTTCTCTTCCCAGGTTGAGCTTGACGCGTCTACTGACAGTTTCGAAGTGCCCTCGGCCGTTTCAAACTCTACCTTAGACTCAAGCTTCACCAACAGCGCCTTCAGTGGTGATGCTCCTGCTTCTGTTGATACAAGTCTTCTGGACATTGACCTTATCGAGTTTGAAAGTCCAGCACCTTccccgtctgtgtctgtctttcttgaCGCCGACGACCAAGCGCGCGACCAAGCACCGGCGCCTCCCGAAGCAGAGCCAACACTCGACTCACCAGCAAAGGAACCAGAAGACCCGACGAGTCCCTCCAAGCCTGAGCAAGAGATCCCCGACTCGTCACACCTGGACGCGTCGCCATCTTCACGAGAAGACGAATCCAGATCCTCGCACGATGATCTCGACGAATCCACAGCGGAGGATGAGATCATCGATATCCTGACGCCGCCGACGCCTCCTCCTCCGCGCCGAAGGACGAACCGACCTCAGGACATTGGCAGACCCCCggagcacccccctccccctcctcctcacccaccgTCCTCGCATTATTGA